One region of Mycolicibacterium rhodesiae NBB3 genomic DNA includes:
- a CDS encoding AAA domain-containing protein: protein MFTLVDQRSDVDGLVRKAVNLFTFLGRTQQLLVKPVRTVDGFEETVWFSKLPSHPAVRGRHGGMNLEAEEPLLEVDRFPRLDPPAVPDLLVEWVSGPLDEIEVPPALREEIFTDEPDRWRADSEVDADSSNNERDRRRVLLDEALGVAEAFEEWLPVWQSWADREREDAVARKLYKGLFAIYLKSTDHSEEFELVVGVGCLSWRPEGHEQVQRHVATAHVAVTFDEASGTLSVRQVPSPQSVVIELDMLDPSLVASPAAIDEIREAAAEYSAHVLDVAAIGDICRRLIFRLDPDAVYDDVLDVPTGAEPRGAFAPALILRRRTNRGLVQIYEQIVAQILASNQVPSGVLPLVDPDQQPETERSEAPGAVVTIDEEDFLPLPVNEQQRRVIDRVDAVAQTVVQGPPGTGKTHTAAALVSHLLAQGKRVLITAHTDRALREVRAKLPREIQSLAVSVIGQSRSDMADLRTAVENISRRADEFEPTESARAVEQHLARLDVLRRQRAETHARLVAVRKLEIETRTDGPVEGTLASIAYRVLQDESRFDWIREFDVDPLGSGITVSNAEVNRWRAILLDQDVAANEAEAANRLPSLDVVPSSDAFTAIVLRERQAVWAKEQFGALLMHESFDFVRSLDPALRHELRERVSALAERALSLEQRHETWMNEALRDVRTGRQQTWITRAQQVKALADSATAFISRLGPTVTVVVPDDISVQQQVAKTLLAHLQSGGKIKVQADGTPKFGAFTSKTIKQSDGFFRNVKVNGVPATTTEQLTAVIDWVEARRTITAMDQAWPVSVVIPQEDTLLEQVQWHRTEVEQLDKVLALGEQVEVERVWFQRNSLPVPNWNDLEEIRRYATLVEAAAASDEATAASAPIDQLVDAVCEGRPRPNLVPITTEIVRAMTERDLNAFNAARNRLEHLHYVADTVAERDRIHAVLVQSAPRLAEAIAADPGASEWDERLGSYEEAWRWEMTSRWVLAQDNEDVNSLKTKLSDIERQIRNEVERLAAERAWAHAVAPGRLTGSARANLTQYAQLVASLGKGTGKYAAKKRAEITEAMDRCRPSVPVWIMPIYRIAEQIRVQPNLYDVVIVDEASQAGLEASFLQYLAPKIVVIGDDKQVSPSAVGVDQQQLRDLANQYLATDPYRASWLDPRRSYFDEASMRFGGRITLVEHRRCVPEIIGFSNRVAYEPEGIRLVPVRQFGAERLDPIRVVHLKDGYEADNKTNPVEAEAVVDQVRKCLAEPQYDGKTIGVISLLGKEQARLIEHKLLDAVPPEEWTARELRCGDASDFQGSERDVMFLSMVKAPSETRRLSALTATQYVQRFNVAASRAKDQMWVYHSMAREDLTNTEDMRYQLLDYCYGVANQRGSETDGISLGVVPEDVLVAPFDSLFEQRVYNRIVYRGYTVHAQYPAQGYNIDMVIIGAKGKLAVECDGDFWHGPDVYEADLARQRELERCGWEFFRIRESIFYADMASSLKKLWDTLDELDIRTADWIDPSFDEDVSDEVAEAIDDLLIDEAIVDVADAGDALGELNSVIDIDSSPIADTIEVKSEPSSGGRHRAAEPSDIEQALDERGATEEVAGRYTLERPALVAEAVPQVRAAPTTQPALGSPLQPYVAFGETLPPVNQSSLSEMEANIVRIVSVEGPVLGHRIHNAYRDAYGGQRVGREIARLLNRAIAIAERHGHVVSDNPLNEAGLKPRTFRLPHQPAVVPRVLGPRTLNLVPPAELAHHLSDLLLDNDLQSNDELFRAVLDRLGLIKLTENARSVLAAAIALIPDAQPEAPAPAE, encoded by the coding sequence GTGTTTACGTTGGTTGACCAGCGATCGGACGTGGATGGCTTAGTCCGCAAGGCAGTCAACTTGTTCACGTTTCTAGGACGCACCCAACAGCTCCTCGTTAAGCCTGTACGCACCGTCGATGGCTTCGAAGAGACCGTTTGGTTCAGCAAGTTGCCCAGCCATCCCGCCGTTCGAGGGCGTCATGGCGGCATGAACCTCGAAGCCGAGGAGCCACTGCTCGAGGTCGACCGGTTTCCTCGCCTCGACCCGCCGGCAGTGCCTGATCTGCTGGTCGAGTGGGTAAGCGGACCCCTCGACGAGATCGAGGTGCCTCCGGCGTTGCGTGAGGAGATTTTCACCGACGAGCCCGACAGGTGGCGGGCAGATTCCGAGGTAGACGCCGATTCGTCGAACAACGAACGCGATCGGCGGCGTGTCCTTCTCGATGAGGCCCTTGGTGTCGCGGAGGCATTCGAAGAGTGGCTGCCGGTCTGGCAGTCCTGGGCCGACCGCGAACGCGAAGATGCTGTAGCGCGCAAACTATACAAAGGCCTCTTCGCGATCTATCTGAAGTCAACCGACCACAGCGAGGAGTTCGAGCTCGTAGTCGGCGTCGGATGCCTCTCATGGCGTCCCGAAGGGCACGAGCAGGTGCAGCGGCACGTCGCAACGGCGCACGTCGCGGTCACGTTCGACGAGGCCTCCGGAACCCTCAGCGTCCGCCAAGTCCCGTCGCCGCAATCAGTCGTCATCGAGCTAGACATGCTGGATCCGAGCCTGGTGGCATCTCCTGCCGCGATTGATGAGATCCGAGAAGCCGCCGCCGAGTACTCGGCACACGTTCTCGACGTTGCGGCAATTGGCGATATTTGCCGGCGACTCATCTTTCGGCTCGACCCAGACGCTGTCTACGACGACGTGCTGGACGTGCCCACGGGCGCGGAGCCGCGCGGAGCATTCGCGCCGGCGTTGATCCTGCGCCGGCGTACCAACCGCGGGCTTGTCCAGATCTACGAGCAGATCGTTGCGCAAATTCTCGCGAGCAACCAGGTGCCCTCCGGTGTACTGCCGCTGGTCGATCCCGATCAGCAGCCGGAGACAGAAAGGAGCGAAGCGCCGGGCGCGGTGGTCACCATCGACGAAGAAGACTTCCTTCCGCTGCCAGTCAACGAGCAGCAGCGTCGCGTCATCGACCGCGTCGACGCAGTAGCTCAAACGGTCGTGCAAGGTCCGCCGGGAACTGGCAAGACGCACACCGCTGCTGCGCTGGTCTCGCATCTGCTCGCACAGGGTAAGCGCGTGCTGATCACGGCGCACACTGATCGGGCCCTGCGCGAAGTTCGGGCCAAGCTGCCACGCGAGATCCAATCGCTAGCGGTTTCGGTGATCGGTCAATCCCGCTCGGACATGGCCGACTTGCGCACTGCCGTGGAGAACATCTCGCGTCGCGCCGACGAGTTCGAACCCACCGAATCCGCGCGAGCTGTCGAGCAGCACCTTGCGAGGCTCGACGTGCTGCGCCGCCAGCGTGCTGAGACACACGCGCGACTAGTGGCCGTCCGCAAGCTGGAGATTGAAACGCGTACCGACGGACCAGTCGAGGGCACTCTCGCTTCTATCGCCTACCGCGTACTTCAAGACGAATCACGGTTCGACTGGATTCGCGAGTTCGACGTAGACCCGCTGGGCAGCGGCATCACTGTGTCGAATGCCGAGGTCAACCGATGGCGCGCAATCCTTCTCGATCAGGATGTGGCCGCGAACGAAGCGGAGGCGGCGAACCGTCTGCCGTCACTCGACGTCGTACCGTCCTCGGATGCTTTCACAGCAATAGTGCTTCGGGAGCGGCAAGCCGTTTGGGCCAAAGAGCAATTCGGAGCTCTCCTGATGCACGAATCGTTTGACTTCGTGCGATCTCTCGATCCCGCATTGCGGCACGAGCTACGAGAACGCGTATCTGCGCTCGCTGAGCGCGCACTGTCGCTGGAGCAGCGGCACGAAACGTGGATGAACGAGGCTCTGCGTGATGTCCGCACCGGCAGACAGCAGACCTGGATCACACGAGCTCAACAAGTCAAGGCGTTAGCCGATAGCGCCACGGCGTTTATCTCCAGGCTTGGACCCACGGTCACCGTTGTTGTGCCCGACGACATCAGCGTGCAGCAGCAAGTCGCTAAAACACTTCTGGCGCATCTACAGTCGGGTGGGAAGATCAAGGTTCAGGCAGACGGAACACCGAAGTTCGGTGCATTCACGTCGAAGACCATCAAGCAGAGTGATGGGTTCTTCAGAAACGTCAAGGTCAACGGCGTGCCCGCCACGACCACGGAACAGTTGACCGCGGTGATTGATTGGGTTGAGGCGCGCCGCACCATTACTGCCATGGACCAGGCCTGGCCCGTGTCGGTAGTGATTCCTCAGGAAGACACACTCCTCGAGCAGGTCCAGTGGCATCGGACCGAAGTTGAGCAACTCGATAAGGTACTCGCTCTCGGCGAGCAAGTCGAAGTCGAACGAGTGTGGTTTCAGAGAAACTCGCTTCCTGTTCCAAACTGGAACGATCTGGAAGAGATCCGTCGTTACGCGACTCTGGTCGAGGCCGCGGCGGCCAGTGACGAGGCGACCGCAGCGTCGGCTCCGATCGACCAGCTGGTCGATGCTGTCTGTGAAGGCCGCCCCCGGCCGAACCTCGTGCCGATCACTACGGAGATTGTTCGCGCGATGACGGAGCGGGATCTCAACGCGTTCAATGCGGCACGCAACAGGCTCGAGCACCTTCACTACGTTGCGGATACCGTCGCAGAGCGTGACCGTATACACGCGGTGCTTGTCCAATCGGCCCCACGGCTTGCGGAGGCTATCGCGGCAGATCCCGGTGCGTCCGAGTGGGACGAACGCCTCGGCAGCTACGAAGAAGCCTGGCGTTGGGAGATGACGAGCCGCTGGGTACTTGCTCAGGACAACGAGGACGTCAACTCCCTCAAGACAAAACTGAGCGATATCGAACGTCAAATTCGCAACGAGGTCGAACGCCTTGCGGCCGAACGGGCCTGGGCCCATGCGGTAGCGCCGGGACGCCTCACGGGAAGTGCGCGCGCGAATCTAACTCAGTACGCGCAGCTCGTGGCATCCCTCGGTAAAGGCACCGGAAAATACGCTGCGAAGAAGCGTGCTGAGATCACGGAGGCAATGGATCGTTGCCGTCCGTCGGTTCCGGTCTGGATCATGCCGATCTACCGCATCGCGGAACAGATCCGCGTCCAACCCAACCTCTATGACGTCGTCATCGTGGACGAGGCATCGCAGGCGGGACTGGAGGCGTCATTCCTCCAGTACTTAGCACCCAAGATCGTCGTCATCGGCGACGACAAGCAGGTGTCTCCGTCGGCAGTCGGAGTCGATCAGCAGCAGCTTCGCGATCTCGCCAACCAGTACCTTGCAACCGACCCATACCGCGCATCCTGGTTGGACCCGAGACGGAGTTACTTCGACGAGGCATCGATGCGGTTCGGTGGGCGAATCACTCTCGTTGAACATAGGCGGTGCGTGCCCGAGATCATCGGATTCTCCAATCGCGTGGCGTACGAACCCGAAGGCATTCGGCTAGTTCCTGTGCGCCAATTCGGTGCCGAGCGTCTTGATCCTATCCGCGTTGTGCACCTCAAAGACGGGTACGAAGCCGACAACAAGACTAACCCTGTGGAAGCGGAAGCGGTCGTCGATCAGGTTCGAAAGTGCTTGGCAGAACCTCAATATGACGGTAAAACCATCGGTGTCATTTCACTGCTTGGCAAGGAGCAGGCGCGGCTCATTGAACACAAGCTTCTCGACGCGGTCCCGCCGGAGGAGTGGACCGCCCGCGAGTTGCGGTGTGGCGATGCGTCGGACTTCCAGGGCTCGGAACGCGACGTTATGTTCCTTTCGATGGTCAAGGCCCCGTCCGAAACGCGGAGGCTATCCGCGCTAACAGCAACGCAGTATGTGCAGCGCTTCAACGTCGCGGCATCGCGCGCAAAGGATCAGATGTGGGTCTACCACTCGATGGCGCGTGAAGACCTCACGAACACCGAGGACATGCGCTATCAGCTCCTCGACTACTGCTATGGCGTAGCCAATCAGAGGGGGAGCGAGACGGATGGAATCTCTCTCGGTGTTGTCCCTGAAGATGTACTCGTTGCCCCGTTTGACTCGCTGTTCGAGCAGAGGGTCTACAACCGAATTGTCTATCGCGGGTACACCGTTCACGCGCAGTACCCTGCTCAGGGCTACAACATCGACATGGTCATCATCGGCGCCAAGGGGAAGCTTGCTGTTGAATGCGATGGTGACTTCTGGCACGGCCCGGACGTCTACGAAGCCGACTTGGCACGCCAACGCGAATTAGAGCGCTGTGGCTGGGAGTTCTTCCGAATCCGAGAGTCCATCTTCTATGCGGACATGGCGTCCTCATTGAAGAAGCTCTGGGACACGCTCGACGAGCTAGACATTCGAACGGCCGATTGGATCGATCCGAGCTTCGACGAGGATGTCTCGGATGAGGTCGCGGAGGCAATCGACGATCTTCTCATCGACGAGGCCATCGTTGATGTCGCTGATGCCGGAGATGCTCTCGGCGAGCTGAATTCGGTCATCGACATCGACTCGAGCCCAATAGCTGACACTATCGAGGTGAAGAGCGAGCCATCGTCCGGTGGCCGGCACCGTGCGGCAGAGCCGAGCGACATTGAGCAGGCGCTCGACGAGCGAGGTGCGACCGAGGAAGTTGCCGGTCGATACACACTGGAGAGGCCCGCGTTGGTCGCCGAAGCGGTACCACAAGTACGTGCGGCACCTACCACTCAACCGGCACTCGGGTCCCCGTTGCAGCCCTACGTTGCGTTCGGGGAAACCCTCCCCCCTGTCAATCAATCGTCGCTCAGCGAGATGGAAGCGAACATCGTCAGGATTGTGTCGGTCGAGGGTCCAGTTCTCGGACATCGGATCCACAATGCCTATCGGGATGCGTATGGCGGCCAACGAGTCGGCAGGGAAATCGCACGACTGCTTAACCGCGCCATCGCTATCGCAGAGCGCCATGGCCACGTCGTCTCGGATAATCCCTTGAATGAAGCGGGTTTGAAGCCCCGGACATTCCGACTCCCACATCAGCCCGCCGTGGTGCCGAGGGTTTTGGGGCCTCGAACATTGAATCTAGTGCCACCGGCCGAACTTGCTCATCACCTATCGGACCTGCTGCTCGACAACGATCTTCAATCTAACGACGAGCTCTTTCGTGCAGTATTAGACCGGCTCGGCCTGATCAAACTTACGGAGAACGCCCGGTCAGTGTTGGCCGCTGCGATCGCATTGATCCCTGACGCGCAGCCGGAGGCGCCTGCACCGGCCGAATGA